In a single window of the Platichthys flesus chromosome 5, fPlaFle2.1, whole genome shotgun sequence genome:
- the LOC133953867 gene encoding gastrin/cholecystokinin-like peptide translates to MSGKVMPVLALLAALLVCAAASSPETTSPLQQLLAKRERARDSAHRREPAPQTRSARMERRAHLSEDEREIMTKQILKAISGVMNSECMPDRDYQGWVDFGRRDAE, encoded by the exons ATGTCAGGGAAGGTTATGCCGGTGTTGGCACTGCTGGCGGCTCTGCTCGTGTGCGCTGCGGCCTCCTCACCTGAGACGACCAGccccctccagcagctcctggccAAGAGGGAGAGGGCGAGGGACTCGGCCCACAGACGGGAGCCGGCGCCTCAGACTCGCTCTGCACGGATGGAGAGACGGGCACACCTCTCTGAGGACGAACGGGAGATTATGACCAAGCAAATACTGAAAGCTATTTCAG GGGTGATGAACTCTGAGTGCATGCCGGATCGAGACTACCAGGGCTGGGTGGACTTCGGACGGCGGGACGCAGAGTGA
- the hap1 gene encoding trafficking kinesin-binding protein 1 isoform X1, whose product MDGDAEGSFSAVTMEVWSSSASEEEEEDKSTSSLVDEVVHEKICLNSNNNNNNNNNKDGLCREVSQVLCSDRVGQVTKTYHDIKAVTHLLEEKERDLELAARIGQSLLKQNQELTTRNEILDEQLEIAKEEIAQLRHELSMRDDLLQFYASTEETENAESLSPIKRNESCSSLTNFVHYDFLQQKVKVLEEDNRKLRLEAHELTTETTNYEEQEQELMMVCVEELSSVNKQVVDLSDELARKVEDTLRQQEEISSLLAQIVDLQARCKGLTHENEGLNQQLSASRESQSKLKSELKDLQDKYSECGDMLHEAREDIKNLRNKSVPNSTVQRYTALASVLPMDSLAAEIEGTFRKGLDTPAPSEYKNHPWRVFETVKVVNKVGKLRSLCQSPALPGSSPVSARSSHTSTPRTSYYGSDNASFTLEEKPSSTPAQKEDNSVVGPKRLGQPGTPGGQDLEAALRSLSARQQSHSSERPFFEVERERKLRALEANCEDGEVSSGFLTPNSLGSSPATSTGTNYSNGSSRPSCGSSAGSRSYLPDRLQIVKPLEGSVTLHQWQQLAKPNLGGILHPRPGVLTKDFRELEVDIQHVYSLNDLEEDEPDLSQLSGAHAMASPPGPNLPQTSPTHTITTRQVLQPSLLIPSLSASLHSFGLPPCRNSEHVSTSSPDLQQHFGLRGRSSTAPPGTIAHITTSSPGLLQLLQERGISAAPYPHHLLHYSYNTEPPFTAKDKGGGSSPDKEAGRTFFSLNLVGKLQRLGLHRVAAWGTMGRSNKEREAARPPLNV is encoded by the exons ATGGACGGAGACGCAGAGGGAAGTTTCTCTGCGGTCACAATGGAGGTGTGGAGCTCCTCTgcctctgaggaggaggaagaggacaagaGCACGTCCAGTCTTGTGGATGAAGTAGTGCACGAGAAGATTTGCCtgaacagcaacaacaataacaataataacaacaacaaagacgGTCTTTGCAGGGAGGTGTCACAAG TGCTGTGCTCAGACAGAGTGGGCCAGGTCACCAAGACGTATCATGACATTAAGGCGGTCACCCACCTGCTGGAGGAG AAAGAGCGGGATCTGGAGTTAGCGGCACGTATCGGTCAGTCTCTCCTGAAGCAAAACCAAGAACTAACGACACGCAATGAAATACTGGATGAACAGCTTGAAATTGCAAAGGAGGAG ATTGCACAACTCCGTCACGAGCTCTCGATGCGGGACGACCTCCTTCAATTCTACGCGAGCACTGAAGAGACTGAGAACGCGGAGTCGCTCTCACC gaTTAAAAGGAATGAATCGTGCAGTTCTCTCACCAACTTTGTCCACTACGACTTCCTGCAGCAGAAAGTGAAAGTTTTAGAAGAGGATAACCGGAAACTAAGATTAGAG GCTCATGAGCTCACTACAGAGACGACCAACTACGAGGAGCAAGAGCAGGAGCTGATGATGGTGTGCGTGGAGGAGCTCT CATCTGTCAACAAGCAGGTGGTTGACCTCTCAGATGAGCTGGCACGGAAAGTAGAGGACACTCTcagacagcaggaggagatcagCTCCCTGCTCGCTCAGATTGTGGACCTGCAAGCCCGCTGCAAAGGg CTCACCCATGAGAACGAGGGCCTGAACCAGCAGCTGAGTGCCTCCCGTGAGAGTCAGAGCAAACTTAAATCAGAG CTCAAGGACCTGCAGGACAAGTACTCTGAGTGTGGCGACATGCTCCACGAGGCCCGAGAGGACATTAAAAACCTGCGGAACAAGAGCGTGCCCAACAGCACGGTGCAGCGCTACACCGCACTGGCCTCTGTCCTGCCAATGGACTCACTGGCAGCCGAGATAGAGGGCACCTTCCGCAAAGGCCTGGACACCCCGGCTCCGTCAGAATACAA GAACCACCCGTGGCGTGTGTTTGAAACAGTGAAGGTGGTGAACAAGGTGGGGAAGCTGCGGTCTCTGTGCCAGTCTCCGGCCCTCCCAGGCTCCAGCCCGGTTTCGGCTCGCTCCAGTCATACCAGCACCCCCCGAACAAGCTACTATGGCTCTGATAATGCCAGCTTCACCCTGGAGGAGAAGCCCAGCTCCACTCCAGCTCAGAAAGAGgacaacag TGTTGTTGGGCCAAAGCGTCTGGGCCAGCCGGGCACCCCAGGGGGCCAGGACCTGGAAGCTGCTCTGCGCAGCCTGTCGGCCCGCCAACAGAGTCACTCCTCCGAGCGGCCTTTCTTCGAAGTGGAGCGTGAGCGTAAACTCCGTGCCTTGGAAGCAAACTGCGAGGACGGCGAGGTCTCCAGTGGCTTTCTGACGCCAAACAGCCTGGGGTCCAGCCCGGCAACATCGACAGGCACCAACTACTCCAACGGCAGCTCACGGCCCTCCTGTGGCTCCTCGGCAGGATCCAGGTCTTACCTGCCAGACCGCCTGCAGATCGTCAAACCTCTGGAAG GCTCTGTGACTCTGCATCAGTGGCAGCAGCTGGCCAAACCAAACCTGGGCGGCATTCTGCATCCGCGTCCCGGCGTCCTGACCAAAGACTTCAGGGAGCTCGAGGTGGATATACAGCACGTCTACAGCCTGAACGACCTGGAGGAGGATGAACCCGACCTGTCGCAGCTCTCTGGAGCACACGCCATgg CCTCTCCACCTGGTCCCAACCTCCCTCAGACCTCTCCCACACATACCATTACCACCCGCCAAGTCCTCCAACCCTCCCTTCTCATCCCCTCCTTGTCTGCTAG CCTTCACTCTTTCGGCCTGCCACCTTGTCGGAACTCTGAGCACGTGAGCACTTCATCTCCTGACCTCCAGCAGCACTTTGGCCTACGAGGCCGGAGCAGCACTGCCCCCCCCGGCACCATTGCACACATAACCACCTCATCACCGGgactcctgcagctgcttcaagAGCGCGGCATCTCAGCCGCTCCTTAtccccaccacctcctgcaCTACAGCTACAATACAGAACCTCCATTCACAGCAAAAGACAAGGGTGGAGGCTCGTCACCGGACAAGGaagcaggaaggacatttttcagcTTGAACCTCGTGGGAAAGCTTCAGAGGCTGGGGCTGCATAGGGTGGCAGCCTGGGGGACGATGGGCCGCAGTAACAAGGAGAGAGAAGCAGCGAGGCCTCCACTGAACGTCTAA
- the hap1 gene encoding trafficking kinesin-binding protein 1 isoform X2: MDGDAEGSFSAVTMEVWSSSASEEEEEDKSTSSLVDEVVHEKICLNSNNNNNNNNNKDGLCREVSQVLCSDRVGQVTKTYHDIKAVTHLLEEKERDLELAARIGQSLLKQNQELTTRNEILDEQLEIAKEEIAQLRHELSMRDDLLQFYASTEETENAESLSPIKRNESCSSLTNFVHYDFLQQKVKVLEEDNRKLRLEAHELTTETTNYEEQEQELMMVCVEELSSVNKQVVDLSDELARKVEDTLRQQEEISSLLAQIVDLQARCKGLTHENEGLNQQLSASRESQSKLKSELKDLQDKYSECGDMLHEAREDIKNLRNKSVPNSTVQRYTALASVLPMDSLAAEIEGTFRKGLDTPAPSEYKNHPWRVFETVKVVNKVGKLRSLCQSPALPGSSPVSARSSHTSTPRTSYYGSDNASFTLEEKPSSTPAQKEDNSVVGPKRLGQPGTPGGQDLEAALRSLSARQQSHSSERPFFEVERERKLRALEANCEDGEVSSGFLTPNSLGSSPATSTGTNYSNGSSRPSCGSSAGSRSYLPDRLQIVKPLEGSVTLHQWQQLAKPNLGGILHPRPGVLTKDFRELEVDIQHVYSLNDLEEDEPDLSQLSGAHAMASPPGPNLPQTSPTHTITTRQVLQPSLLIPSLSASGRKRLSRLFLQL; this comes from the exons ATGGACGGAGACGCAGAGGGAAGTTTCTCTGCGGTCACAATGGAGGTGTGGAGCTCCTCTgcctctgaggaggaggaagaggacaagaGCACGTCCAGTCTTGTGGATGAAGTAGTGCACGAGAAGATTTGCCtgaacagcaacaacaataacaataataacaacaacaaagacgGTCTTTGCAGGGAGGTGTCACAAG TGCTGTGCTCAGACAGAGTGGGCCAGGTCACCAAGACGTATCATGACATTAAGGCGGTCACCCACCTGCTGGAGGAG AAAGAGCGGGATCTGGAGTTAGCGGCACGTATCGGTCAGTCTCTCCTGAAGCAAAACCAAGAACTAACGACACGCAATGAAATACTGGATGAACAGCTTGAAATTGCAAAGGAGGAG ATTGCACAACTCCGTCACGAGCTCTCGATGCGGGACGACCTCCTTCAATTCTACGCGAGCACTGAAGAGACTGAGAACGCGGAGTCGCTCTCACC gaTTAAAAGGAATGAATCGTGCAGTTCTCTCACCAACTTTGTCCACTACGACTTCCTGCAGCAGAAAGTGAAAGTTTTAGAAGAGGATAACCGGAAACTAAGATTAGAG GCTCATGAGCTCACTACAGAGACGACCAACTACGAGGAGCAAGAGCAGGAGCTGATGATGGTGTGCGTGGAGGAGCTCT CATCTGTCAACAAGCAGGTGGTTGACCTCTCAGATGAGCTGGCACGGAAAGTAGAGGACACTCTcagacagcaggaggagatcagCTCCCTGCTCGCTCAGATTGTGGACCTGCAAGCCCGCTGCAAAGGg CTCACCCATGAGAACGAGGGCCTGAACCAGCAGCTGAGTGCCTCCCGTGAGAGTCAGAGCAAACTTAAATCAGAG CTCAAGGACCTGCAGGACAAGTACTCTGAGTGTGGCGACATGCTCCACGAGGCCCGAGAGGACATTAAAAACCTGCGGAACAAGAGCGTGCCCAACAGCACGGTGCAGCGCTACACCGCACTGGCCTCTGTCCTGCCAATGGACTCACTGGCAGCCGAGATAGAGGGCACCTTCCGCAAAGGCCTGGACACCCCGGCTCCGTCAGAATACAA GAACCACCCGTGGCGTGTGTTTGAAACAGTGAAGGTGGTGAACAAGGTGGGGAAGCTGCGGTCTCTGTGCCAGTCTCCGGCCCTCCCAGGCTCCAGCCCGGTTTCGGCTCGCTCCAGTCATACCAGCACCCCCCGAACAAGCTACTATGGCTCTGATAATGCCAGCTTCACCCTGGAGGAGAAGCCCAGCTCCACTCCAGCTCAGAAAGAGgacaacag TGTTGTTGGGCCAAAGCGTCTGGGCCAGCCGGGCACCCCAGGGGGCCAGGACCTGGAAGCTGCTCTGCGCAGCCTGTCGGCCCGCCAACAGAGTCACTCCTCCGAGCGGCCTTTCTTCGAAGTGGAGCGTGAGCGTAAACTCCGTGCCTTGGAAGCAAACTGCGAGGACGGCGAGGTCTCCAGTGGCTTTCTGACGCCAAACAGCCTGGGGTCCAGCCCGGCAACATCGACAGGCACCAACTACTCCAACGGCAGCTCACGGCCCTCCTGTGGCTCCTCGGCAGGATCCAGGTCTTACCTGCCAGACCGCCTGCAGATCGTCAAACCTCTGGAAG GCTCTGTGACTCTGCATCAGTGGCAGCAGCTGGCCAAACCAAACCTGGGCGGCATTCTGCATCCGCGTCCCGGCGTCCTGACCAAAGACTTCAGGGAGCTCGAGGTGGATATACAGCACGTCTACAGCCTGAACGACCTGGAGGAGGATGAACCCGACCTGTCGCAGCTCTCTGGAGCACACGCCATgg CCTCTCCACCTGGTCCCAACCTCCCTCAGACCTCTCCCACACATACCATTACCACCCGCCAAGTCCTCCAACCCTCCCTTCTCATCCCCTCCTTGTCTGCTAG TGGCAGAAAACGTCTGTCGCGGCTCTTTCTCCAGCTCTAG